Proteins co-encoded in one Chionomys nivalis chromosome 6, mChiNiv1.1, whole genome shotgun sequence genomic window:
- the LOC130876462 gene encoding 60S ribosomal protein L10a-like: MSSKVSRDTLYEAVREVLHGNQRKCCKFLETVELQISLKNYDPQKDKRFSGTVRLKSTPRPKFSVCVLGDQQHCDEAKAVDIPHMDIKALKKLNKNKKLVKKLAKKYDTFLASESLIKQIPRILGPGLNKAGKFPSLLTHNENMVAKVNEVKSTIKFQMKKVLCLAVAVGHVKMTDNELVYNIHLAVNFLVSLLKKNWQNVRALYIKSTMGKPQRLY; this comes from the coding sequence ATGAGCAGCAAAGTCTCTCGCGACACCCTGTACGAGGCGGTGCGGGAGGTCCTGCACGGGAACCAGCGCAAGTGCTGCAAGTTTCTAGAAACGGTGGAGCTGCAGATCAGCCTGAAGAACTACGACCCCCAGAAGGACAAACGTTTCTCGGGCACCGTCAGGCTCAAGTCCACCCCTCGCCCCAAGTTCTCAGTGTGCGTCCTGGGGGACCAGCAGCACTGCGATGAGGCCAAGGCCGTGGATATCCCCCACATGGACATCAAGGCGCTGAAGAAGCTCAATAAGAACAAGAAGTTGGTCAAAAAGCTGGCCAAGAAGTATGAcacctttctggcctctgagtctCTGATCAAGCAGATCCCGCGTATCCTGGGCCCAGGCCTGAACAAGGCTGGCAAGTTCCCTTCCCTGCTGACACACAATGAAAACATGGTGGCCAAAGTGAACGAGGTGAAGTCCACGATCAAGTTCCAGATGAAGAAGGTGCTGTGTCTGGCTGTCGCTGTCGGCCACGTGAAGATGACCGACAACGAGCTGGTCTACAACATCCACCTAGCTGTCAATTTCTTGGTGTCCTTGCTCAAGAAGAACTGGCAAAATGTCCGGGCTTTGTATATCAAGAGCACCATGGGCAAGCCCCAGCGTCTTTACTAG